CCTACTACTAGATGCCTAGCTCTTTCCAGATGGAATCGATATGATTTTTTACCTCGGAGGACATCCGTATCTCGGGGGGCCATTCTCTTGGGAAACCTTCGGAGGGGAGTTTATGGGTGCAATCCAGGCCAAGCTTGCCACCAAAACCCATCACATCTGAGGCATGATCAAGTACATCGCATGGCCCTTTGACGATAAGAGAATCTCTGGCAGGGTCGGTGTTTGCGCCCATTCGCCAGATGCATTCGCTGATGTCCTGCACGTTCACATCGGCGTCGAAAACGAAGATGTATTTGGTAAACATCATCTGCCCCAAACCCCATAGGGCATTCATGATCTTGAAGGCATGACCCGGATAGCGTTTCTTAATAGAGACCAAGGCGACGTTATGGAATGCGCCTTCGATGGGGAGGTTCATATCGACGATTTCTGGCAGGGTCAGCCGGATTAAGGGCAGGAAGATGCGCTCAATAGCTTTACCCATCCATCCATCCTCCATCGGCGGAATGCCTACAATTGTTGCCGGATAAACGGGTTTCTTGCGTTGGGTGATGGCGGTGATGTGGAGCACAGGATACTCATCAGCGAGGCTGTAATAGCCGGTATGATCGCCGAAAGGGCCTTCCGTTCGGCGCTCCAGGGGATCGACATAGCCTTCAATCACGATTTCACTATCGGCAGGCACTTCGATATTAAGCGTTCGGCATTTGACCATTTCCACAGGACTATGTCGCAGGAAACCAGCAAAGAGCATCTCATCAATTCCCGATGGCAATGGGGCAATTGAACTGAAAATAACCGCAGGGTCTCCCCCCAGGGCAACGGCAACTTCAATTCGTCGATTTTTCTCTTCCGCAAGCCGGTAATGCTCCGCGCCCTCTTTGTGCATCTGCCAGTGCATCCCCGCCGTGCATTTGTCAAACTGCTGAATACGATACATCCCCACATTGCGCTTGCCGGTTAGCGGGTCGTGGGTGAAAACAAGTGGGAGGGTGATATATCGACCGCCATCCATCGGCCAACAATGAAGAAGGGGGTAACGGTTAAGATCAACGTCTTTACCTTCAAAAACGACCTCCTGGCAGCGTCCTTCTTTAACGGTTTTTGGTGGGAGAGAAGCCAAGCGTCTGAGTTTTGGCACCATACGGAGCTTTTCAATAATGCCCTTTGGGATTTCCGGCTTGATAAGCTCAGTGATTTCGTCGGCAATACTCTCAAAATCATCCACCCCCAACGCCATGCTCATTCGTTTTCGACTGCCCATGGTATTGATGGCAACGGGGATGTCAAACCCTTTCGGCTTTTCGATAAGCAGCGCAGGGCCATCCGTTTTCATCATCCGATCTGCTACTTCTGTGATTTCCAAGTGCGGATCGAGCGGATACTGAATACGCTTCAGCTCCCCTTCTGTTTCCAATCGAGTTAAAAATTCCTGAAAGTCCCGATAAGCCATACCCACACCTCCGACACAATTCAGCTTACCACGGTTGATTGGAATTGTTCAATTAGGCAATCCCAATGAGGGGGTTAGTAGGCTTCGCCCCTACGGTGAACTGGGCTACATCTGAAAAAGAAAGAACCCTATCACCTAACACCTTAAAACGGACAGGTATTTTCACGGGTTTCTTAATAAATTTACCGTGTACATTAAAGTTTAAAAAATTCCTTGGTATAATGTAAATTAATCGGCGCTCGGTGCGCCGAGTGCGACCGCTAGGGGAGCCTTTGCAATAAGGCTGAGAGTCCCGCTACAGGGAGACCCTTTAAACCTGATCCGGTTAGAACCGGCGAAGGGAAGTTGTGTTGTACACAAAAGCCTTCCTTCAATCTTACGCCGCTTCCGAACTCCGGACGCGGCGGCTTCTTTTTCAACGTTTTTTCAATCAAATTCCCTGTATTATTGACAGGAGTAGTATTTAATTATATAATACTCTTTAGTGTAGTTTAATATTTGCAAAGGAAGGTGAATTAAATGGTAGACATCGGACGTTGGTTAAATGCGGGATGGGAAGCATTTCAGCGAAATGCAGCAGCTTTTGTTATAGCAACAATAGTTGGTTATTTGCTCGGTATGGTTACATGCGGAATTCTATTTCCAGTTATGTTAGCCGGTTGGGCATTGATGGCGCTGAAGGCGCTGAAGGGCGAAAAGGTCGAAATTGGCGACTTGTTTAAGCCATTTGATAAGTTCGGCACCCTCTTCATACTCTGGGTGTTGTTATTTGTCATAACAATTGTCATATACGGCATTATGTTCGCTTCGGCTTTTATACCGATCTTAGGCATTCTTATGCTCTTGGTATACCTAGTGCTTTTTGCCTTAACTCCATTAGTTTCGTTCGTAGTCTATTTTGCTGTGTTTGAGATTGTCGACCGCGGCACTGATGCAATGAAAGCTCTGACAAACGCTTGGAACGTTGTCCAGAAAAACATGGCAATGTTTTGGGTGGCAGGCTTAGTACTATCGATTGTCTCATCTATAGGCAGTGTAGTAGTTGTAGGTATTCTTGTTACGCTTCCAATTGCAATGATTGCTTTTGGAGCAGCCTACATGGATAACTATGGCGTGGCAGGGGCGCCTCAAGTTCCTCCAACCACACCGACCCCAACTCCTCCGGCGCCGATGGCTCCTCCTGAGGAACCACCAATCATATAACCTTAAAGTCAGGTGTTAGAGTTAAAAAAGGCAGCATTCGCTGCCTTTTTTTATTGCCCCCTAATGTTCTTCAGAAAATCACCCGATACTTTTATGGGGTGGTTTCCGCCTTCTTTATTTGCGATTGTTATGGTGGTTTTATCTGTTCTGTCCTGGCTTTTGATAATAGGCTCAAATTGAGCATTTGACCAGGTAAATTTCGGGGGGAAAGATGTTCGGAAAGTCGAAATGCACTTCGATCCAAAAGAAGTTCTGGGCTTACTTAGTTGACGAAATAAGCTCGGAACGCGAGAAAGCGCGATTGGTAACTCATGTCGCTTCCTGTGCCGAATGTCAGTTTGAATTGGCAAAACGGCGAGAAGCGCTCGCTTTGCTCCTTAATCAGGATACATCCATTAAAAGCCAAATCGGAGAACCTGATATCAAGCCCAAAGCCAATACAAAACGAGCCACCAGGTCACCTCTTACATTCGCAGCTTTGGTCGCATTGACGGCAATTGGAATGGGATTAGGTTGGCGGGAAGTCGGAATGCCCAAAGGGACCTTTTTCAAGTTTGCATCCGTCAATCAAGCAAGTTCTGCCCAAAATACCCCTGCAGAACAGTCAAGTTCTTCTGTTGCTACTGAACAGACAGTTGAGGAAGAAGTTCCGGCTGTTACTTTGGCTGAAGCTGTTCCTGTAGTCAACGAGCCAGGTTTAAAGACTGAGGCGCCGGAAGATAAGCCTTTACTCTTAGCGCGCACGATAAGTCCCCAAACTACTTTAAGAATTGCTGCTAAACGGCAAGTCGTTGCTCGTCGCCCAGTTACACCCAGAAAACGTATTGTTACCCATCCCCGCCCTAGAGTTCGAATTGCCAGACAACACACCCCTGCGCCAAGACCGGCTGTTGCGGTCTATGCGCCGAATGGTGAACTGGTCGGCTCTTCGGCGGTCGAACCTAAATAAGAAACTGATTTCATGTCAGGGAGGAAATGATGATTCGATTAGTGTGGATTTTAAGTTTAGTTTTAATTGGACTATCAGCAATTGCTCAGGTAACAGAACCGGCAGTTGCCACCGACACAACAATTTCGCCTCGGATTACGATTGATGCCAAAGGATCGGATATTCGCGATGTCGTTCACAGCGTTTTCCAGCAAGCGAAAATGGACTATGTGATGGAGCAGTACTCACGAGGTCTCGTGTACTTATCCGTCCATGACGTTCCTTTAGAGCGAGCTTTGCAAGCATTGAGCGATGCCGCCAATATCCAGTTTGTTCTTAAAAGCGGAATTTATATGGTTGGGCCAAGGCCGAAAGAGAGCGTAGTTACCCCAGCCCTTGCACCGGTTAAACCGGTTGTTGATTATCTGTCGAAGACCATTACAATAAACGTCACCAAGGAGCCCATCGCCGAGGTTGTGAAGTCACTCGCAACCCAAACCGGCGCAAATCTTGAACTCGATCCAAACTGCCCATCTTATCAGGTGAGCATGTGCCTTCAGAGTAAGTCATTGAAAATCGCACTTAATGCTTTGAGTAATGCCGCCCCATTAATCTATTCAAGCATGCCCGATGGAACCATCAAGGTTCGCATGAAGACCACTTCGATCCAATCGTCGAACAATATCACCGGTGTTGAGCTAGGCAACGGCCCTCTCCTGCGAACTTGCGCTCGATGCCACCGAAATAACGATAACGAATGGCGCTGGTGCCCCTTCTGCGGCAAATTTATAGGCAAATCCGAGGGTACGAAGTAACTCATAAATTGAAATATATTGCATTCAGCCTGCCCGAATAATTCGAGCAGGCTTTTTCTTTTATGATGTTCGCCTGACGACTAAAGTCGCGGCTGTTAATAGCCAAGTCCGCCTAGGCAGTCTCCTGAAGGGGCGCGAAGCGTCATGGGTAACTCTTTCTCGATTCGTCATCTAGCTTCTTGCCTCTTGCTTCTTTCTTCTCACCCATCGCCATCCTAAACAAGTATTGACGCAGGATCGGAAGTGTGATAGACTTCGGTTATGTTACGGTTGATGAATGCGCTTAATGAACTCATGAAACAGGGAATTGCGGATGAGGCTTTCCCTGGGGCGGTTTGTGCGATCGTTAAACCGAATCAGGTTATCCTTCGAGAAGCTTGGGGGTTAGCCGATCCGGAAAGTAAAACGCCTGCGGCTATCGATACCATCTATGATATCGCCTCATTGACAAAACCGATTACAGTAACTGCTGTGGGGCTTCTTATCGAAAGAGGGAAACTCTGTCTGGACCAAATGGTTACCTATTGGCTTCCTGAAGCAGAGCATTTGGCTGCGGTCACCCTTCGCCAACTCATCACCCACACAAGCGGACTGCCGTCTTGGAAAGATTATTTTCAAGTTGGGAGGAACAAAAAGGCGATCTTGGAAGCAGTATATGCGACGCCACTGGAAGCCATGCCCGGTCAGCGTTATTGTTATAGTGATGTCGGCTACATCCTCCTCGGAGCCATTATAGAAACAGTGGTAAGGCAGCCATTAAATGACTTCTTGCGCCAAAATCTTTTTGAACCTCTCGGGATGAATGATACGAGCTATTTGCCGAATCAATCTCTCAAATCCCGTTTTGCCGTCACCGGTCATTGCGTAACAAGACTAAATCAAACCCTCAAAGGCGAGGTGCATGATGCGAATACAGCCACGATGGGAGGGGTAGCGGGTCATGCCGGCCTTTTCAGCGCTATCAATGACCTAATAATTTTCGCTCAGACTATCTTAAATGAAGGCCAATTTGAGGGAAAACGCATCCTAAGTCCGGCGACTCTGTGTGAAATGGCAACTAATCAAAATGCCCCCAATATCGAAGCCCACACCTTCGGCTGGTTTGCCTATCCGAACGGTTATCACCCACGTGCCGATTTGCTTTCTCGGCAATCATTCGGTCATACAGGTTTCACCGGAACCGTTATGGTTTTCGATCCTGCAATTAAGAGCGCACTCATTCTATTAACGAATCGTATCTACTCCGATCCCGAAGCTGCGAGATTTCCCTTATACCGAAAACGCATCTTAAATATCATGGCTGCCATCGCTTCAGAGATGTGATTTCTCTAATCTCTTCTCTATCGGCTATAATATGGCGTTATATAAGCGCACGCAATTATTTTGGATAGATTTCTGGCGTGTAACATTGCCCAAAAGAGCGGTCAAGGAATGACCGCAAAATTATAAAACTGACCGCTTGACGGTCTATTGGATCTATGGAGAAATGTATGAAACTAGCATCTGTATCCCGCAGTGCAGCCCTTTTGGTTGCTCTAATCACCCTTACGGTCGTCGCAATTGCCGAGACCACTATTCCAACTCCGAAGCTTGAATGGAGCGGATATGTTCAAGGAAGATTTACCGATGTTATCGGTAAAATGCAGGCACCCCCGACCCCGGCTGATACCAACTTTGATGTCAAACGCGCTTATTTGAACCTGCGCGCAACAGTTGGCGATCACTTTGGGGCAACCATTCTCGTCACAGGACAGCCGAAAACCATGGTAGTAGAAGCCTTTGTTGATTACATCGACAATCCTTATCAAGCTCGCCTAGGACTCTCGCGCATTACCTATGGCTACGAAACAGGTCTTTCCTCAACCAAACTTATCACCCTAGAACGCTCCAAGGCAATCAGCGATCTCGTTTACACGCCATTCCTTTATGATCGCGGCGCATTTGTTTATTATAAACCGGCAGTTGGATTCAATCTGGCTCTTGCCATCGTCAACGGCAATCCTCCCGATGTCTCAACTGACCCTAACGAAGCGAAAAATCTCGATGGCCGATTTGGTTATCGCAGCAAGGGATTTGACATTGGCGTATCGGCTTATACAGGGAAGTTGGCCTATAACACAAAGGGAGAGAAGCTTGACATACCGTTATCGGCGGATCGATTTGGTTTCGATGTCGAATATATAAATGGCCCGATTGTTTTGCTCTCAGAGTTAATCTATGGAGAAGACAGTCAATTGGATGGACCGACCATCAAGCGTCAAGGCGGTTATGTCACAGTGGGATATCGCCTTCCAAAATCTAAATTCATGCCTTATCTACGCTATGACTGGTACGATCGCGATTTAGATAACAATATTTCAGCCGATGATTTCTCCCGCGTAACGATGGGTGTTAACTGCTACGTTAATACATTTACTCGACTTACGTTGGAATATGAAGCGATCAACGATGAAGTAGAATTCGAGCAAGACGGCCGCCTTACCGCCCAAGCTCAAGTAAACTTCTAAGGCTCGATCTTCAAGCCTCACCCGCTTTGCGGGTGAGGCTTGTTTGTTTGAAGCAATCTCAAAGTGGGACTTCGCCCCCTTCGTCTCTCAGAGACGTCATTCCGAGCTTGTCGAGGAATCTTCCTGGAAGCCTAGCGGTTAAAACCGCCAAGTAAGTATTAAGTTGAACCTAAGACTGACTGCTCTTCGATACGGCACGCACGCCTACTCAGAGTTAGAAAGTTATTTTAAAAGAAAGAGACTTTGGAGCCAGCAAGACGTCTGAGCTACAAGGAGATAGTCTATGAACAAGACGATTGAATTCGAAATACTTCGAAGTGCGCCTTGTGGCGTGGTATTGACGGGTGGAAAATGCGCTGAAAAGGTGGAACTCATTCGGCAATGGAAAGGCGAGTTCTGCAAATCGAAATTGATCAACAGAGGAGCCACCCCTGCTCGGATTAATCGGGTCGTGCTCTTCCAAATTGCCCACAACCTCCCAGGAGCAACTTGTCTTTACGGCGAAGGCTTCCAGATGCTTTCACAAACTGGCGGGACGCTAGAAAAACCAGCGGATATCGGCACTCATACCGACCGCGACCACATTCGCCTTCCAGCGCCTGCGAATATAACTGTTGTCTATGGATTGCTCACCCTTTCTCCTCCAAATGCCGACCACATCCTGATGGCCTTCACTTCCTGCCGCCGATTTTCAGGGGCATTTCATATTCTTAAAGGCTCTATTGAAGTTGTTATCGATACCGAAGACCTTGTCCTTGAACCCGGAGAATGCTGGCAACTTGAAGAGTTTATGTTCAAAGCCGGAACGGATAAGAATGCCCTGCTCACTGAATTAGCCGACCGCATCGCTGTTTACCATCCGCCACTACGGTCTGAAGCTGTTCCAACCGGTTGGTGTTCGTGGTATTGCTTTGGACCCGAAGTAACGTCCGAACAAGTTATCGATAACTGTGATTTCATTTCGTCCCAATTACCTGCGCTCAAATATGTGCAAATCGATGACGGCTATCAACCGGCAATGGGCGATTGGTTGGAAACGGGTCCGGCATTCGGAGGAGGTGTGCAGACTGTCCTCAAGCATATTCGAGAACATGGATGTGAACCCGCCATCTGGGTCGCTCCTTTTATTGCAGAAGAAAGTTCATGCGTCTTTCAGAATCACCCTGATTGGTTTTTTAAAGATAGTAACGGCAAACCGCTTCGTTCCGATTTAGTGACATACGGAGGTTGGCGGCGAGGTCCCTGGTATTCGCTTGATGGATCTCACCCTGAAGTTCAAAAGCACCTTGAGAGCACCTTCCGTACGATGCGCGAGATATGGGGCTGCACCTATTTTAAGCTCGATGCTCAAGTTTGGGGAGCCTTACATTGCGGTAAGTTTTTCGATCCAAAATCCACTCGCGTTCAAGCCTATCGCCAGGGAATGGAGGCCATTTTGCGCGGTACTGGAGACAGCTTTATCCTTGGATGCAATCATCCGCTGTGGCCTTCATTTGGGCTTTATCACGGAGCGCGAACCTCCAATGATATTTACCGCGATTGGTATTGGGTTTCCCATGTAGCGAAAGAAACTTTTCATCGCAACTGGCAGAATGGTCAGTTCTGGTGGAATGATCCTGATTGCTTCCTCCTAACCGGTGACCTTCCGGATAATGAGTTCCAATTCCACTTAACAGCTACCTACGCATCTGGAGGAATGCTGCTCTCGGGTGATGATCTTACCAAACTCACTCCTAAACAACTTGGAACACTTCGCAAGCTAATTCCACCCACCGGCATCAGCGCACAATTTACGGACGATACCTTCCGGATTGGCTTTATACCTCTTCCCGATAAGCTCATGATATGCCTCTTCAACTGGAGTGAAGAGCCGCAATCGCTCTCTGTCTGCTTGCCATATCCTTGCAGAATTACAGACTTTTGGACAGATGAGTGGACTGGCTATCATGAGGAAGAGTGCAAAGTCGAAAACATGCCCCCGCATTCGGCAATGCTATTAACCTGCGTTCGAGATTAAGAAAAGCAAAGCTTTTGTTATCCGCACAAATCAATCCTTGAGTAACATCCCTATTTTTCTCTTCACCCTTTGCAACGCATTATCAACTGACTTTGCATGGCAATGAAGCTCCTGACTGATTTCAAGATAAGACATGCCTTCCAAATAGCTTAATAGCACATGTGATTCCAGATCACTCAATGCATGCTTAACAGCTTCGTGAAGATTTGGTGGGAGCTTGCGGCCAATCAGGGAGTTCTCCGGGTTTGAACCGGCCAGATCCGGAAGCACATCTAGGAGCGAACTGTCGTTTCCCTCGCCAAGCAGTGATGCATTAAGAGAAACATAAGTGTTTAGGGGGATGTGTTTTTGGCGAGTAGCTGCATTAACTGCCGTAATAATCTGTCGAGTCACACACAACTCGGCGAAAGGACGAAACTTAGAAAGGCGCTCGCAGCGGAAATCTCTTATTGCCTTATATAGCCCAATCATCCCTTCTTGAATTACATCATCATGATCTGCGCCAATTAAGTAGTAAGTGCGTGCCTTGTTTACCACCAGAAACCGATAACGGGTCATTAAATACTCGGCAGCCCGCTGGCTGCCGTGGTTAGCAAAGCGAACAACTTCTTCATCCTGAAAACGGGCAAAGCAGATAGTTTCATCCTGTCGACAGCTTAACCCCATTCTTTTTTCTCCATCTGGTGGTCCTGGCGGATTACTTTATGCAATCTTGAGCAAAATCGCGCCCATATAACCGTGCGTGCTAGATTTAGTTTAAAGGAAAGTGTATCTACCTGTCAATAGTCCCTAAGTTCTTTATAACGCATTTTTCTGAAAAATGTTACAGTCATGCAGGAATTTTCTGTTTTATATAGAATATGCTTCTCTTATGATGCCATTTGGTAGTGATATAGCCGAGATACTTATCTCAGAGAAAGATTTACAGAAGCGAGTCAGACAACTTGGCCGGCAAATTTCAAAGGATTATGCGGAGATGAATCCCTATTTGATCTCAGTGCTTAAAGGCGGCCTCTATTTTTTGGCAGATCTGACCCGAACCCTTACTATCCCCCACTCGATAGATTTCCTCGCCATTTCAAGCTATGGACCCTCTTCGAAAAGCGGTGAAGTGCGAATCACCAAAGACCTGGATGAGAGTATCGCCGGCAGGCATGTGTTGATTGTCGAGGACATAGTCGATACAGGGCTAACGCTAAGTTATATCTCCCGCAACTTGGAACGCCGTTCCCCAGCTAGTCTGACTATTTGTACATTTTTGGATCGCCCTTATCGGCGTATTGCCGATGTGCCCATTAAGTACAAGGGGTTCGATGTGCCCGATAAGTATCTTGTGGGTTATGGGCTGGATTGGCGCCAGAAGTTTAGGAACCTTCCCTATCTGGGCATTCTGAAATCCGACAAGATCGAGGAAGTGTAGTAGTAGCTATTCTTTTTCCTGCAGACCTTCTGCAATCTGGTCCAGCAGTTTATAAGCCCCTTCCTTGTCATCCGGCTTCAAAATGCCTTCGATTATTGCATCGGTGAGAGCGTCCTTAAAGTATCCTACCTTGGGACCTTCTATAAGGTGAAGATGCTCCATAATCTCTTCACCTGAAAGGGGGCTGACCGCTTTTGTGACATCGAAATCCGCCCTGACTTTAGCGACTCGTTCTTCCAGCGATTCAAAATCAGGACCTCCTAAATCTTCCCTACGGGCTTTCGCGTCGGCTTTGCAGAGATCGAGCATAGGTTCAAACAGATCGCCCACATCACGCACCAGTCGGCGCATCGCGGCATTATTCCATGAGGGATCGTATCCGCCAACCCTCATGTGGAGCCGTACCATATCAGCTATCTCCGCAATTTGAGAATTCGGGAATTTCAACCGCTGAAGTACCTCACGAGTGATATCGGCGCCAATGACCTCGTGGTTGTAAAAATGAACTCGCTCATTCGCATCTTGGCTATAGGTGAGGGGTTTGCCTACATCATGAAAGAGAAGCGCGATGCGAGTTTCCGTGCTTGTATTCGGATTTAATACATCCAGCGCAGCCATGGTATGATCCCATACGTCGTAAATGTG
This genomic window from bacterium contains:
- a CDS encoding serine hydrolase; protein product: MLRLMNALNELMKQGIADEAFPGAVCAIVKPNQVILREAWGLADPESKTPAAIDTIYDIASLTKPITVTAVGLLIERGKLCLDQMVTYWLPEAEHLAAVTLRQLITHTSGLPSWKDYFQVGRNKKAILEAVYATPLEAMPGQRYCYSDVGYILLGAIIETVVRQPLNDFLRQNLFEPLGMNDTSYLPNQSLKSRFAVTGHCVTRLNQTLKGEVHDANTATMGGVAGHAGLFSAINDLIIFAQTILNEGQFEGKRILSPATLCEMATNQNAPNIEAHTFGWFAYPNGYHPRADLLSRQSFGHTGFTGTVMVFDPAIKSALILLTNRIYSDPEAARFPLYRKRILNIMAAIASEM
- a CDS encoding menaquinone biosynthesis decarboxylase, with the translated sequence MAYRDFQEFLTRLETEGELKRIQYPLDPHLEITEVADRMMKTDGPALLIEKPKGFDIPVAINTMGSRKRMSMALGVDDFESIADEITELIKPEIPKGIIEKLRMVPKLRRLASLPPKTVKEGRCQEVVFEGKDVDLNRYPLLHCWPMDGGRYITLPLVFTHDPLTGKRNVGMYRIQQFDKCTAGMHWQMHKEGAEHYRLAEEKNRRIEVAVALGGDPAVIFSSIAPLPSGIDEMLFAGFLRHSPVEMVKCRTLNIEVPADSEIVIEGYVDPLERRTEGPFGDHTGYYSLADEYPVLHITAITQRKKPVYPATIVGIPPMEDGWMGKAIERIFLPLIRLTLPEIVDMNLPIEGAFHNVALVSIKKRYPGHAFKIMNALWGLGQMMFTKYIFVFDADVNVQDISECIWRMGANTDPARDSLIVKGPCDVLDHASDVMGFGGKLGLDCTHKLPSEGFPREWPPEIRMSSEVKNHIDSIWKELGI
- the sigH gene encoding RNA polymerase sporulation sigma factor SigH, with translation MGLSCRQDETICFARFQDEEVVRFANHGSQRAAEYLMTRYRFLVVNKARTYYLIGADHDDVIQEGMIGLYKAIRDFRCERLSKFRPFAELCVTRQIITAVNAATRQKHIPLNTYVSLNASLLGEGNDSSLLDVLPDLAGSNPENSLIGRKLPPNLHEAVKHALSDLESHVLLSYLEGMSYLEISQELHCHAKSVDNALQRVKRKIGMLLKD
- a CDS encoding zf-HC2 domain-containing protein, with the translated sequence MFGKSKCTSIQKKFWAYLVDEISSEREKARLVTHVASCAECQFELAKRREALALLLNQDTSIKSQIGEPDIKPKANTKRATRSPLTFAALVALTAIGMGLGWREVGMPKGTFFKFASVNQASSAQNTPAEQSSSSVATEQTVEEEVPAVTLAEAVPVVNEPGLKTEAPEDKPLLLARTISPQTTLRIAAKRQVVARRPVTPRKRIVTHPRPRVRIARQHTPAPRPAVAVYAPNGELVGSSAVEPK
- the hpt gene encoding hypoxanthine phosphoribosyltransferase; translated protein: MMPFGSDIAEILISEKDLQKRVRQLGRQISKDYAEMNPYLISVLKGGLYFLADLTRTLTIPHSIDFLAISSYGPSSKSGEVRITKDLDESIAGRHVLIVEDIVDTGLTLSYISRNLERRSPASLTICTFLDRPYRRIADVPIKYKGFDVPDKYLVGYGLDWRQKFRNLPYLGILKSDKIEEV
- a CDS encoding glycoside hydrolase family 36 protein, which gives rise to MNKTIEFEILRSAPCGVVLTGGKCAEKVELIRQWKGEFCKSKLINRGATPARINRVVLFQIAHNLPGATCLYGEGFQMLSQTGGTLEKPADIGTHTDRDHIRLPAPANITVVYGLLTLSPPNADHILMAFTSCRRFSGAFHILKGSIEVVIDTEDLVLEPGECWQLEEFMFKAGTDKNALLTELADRIAVYHPPLRSEAVPTGWCSWYCFGPEVTSEQVIDNCDFISSQLPALKYVQIDDGYQPAMGDWLETGPAFGGGVQTVLKHIREHGCEPAIWVAPFIAEESSCVFQNHPDWFFKDSNGKPLRSDLVTYGGWRRGPWYSLDGSHPEVQKHLESTFRTMREIWGCTYFKLDAQVWGALHCGKFFDPKSTRVQAYRQGMEAILRGTGDSFILGCNHPLWPSFGLYHGARTSNDIYRDWYWVSHVAKETFHRNWQNGQFWWNDPDCFLLTGDLPDNEFQFHLTATYASGGMLLSGDDLTKLTPKQLGTLRKLIPPTGISAQFTDDTFRIGFIPLPDKLMICLFNWSEEPQSLSVCLPYPCRITDFWTDEWTGYHEEECKVENMPPHSAMLLTCVRD